ACGCAAAGGCGTATCTAAATCAATATCTCCTGTCGATTTAATTGGAACTATCTCACATTCATATTCTAATTCCTCTAATTCTTTACGAACTTTGTTTGCTTGCCACATAGCCAATTGGCTATCTCGTGTACCTATTTTAATTGTCTTCTGCATGGATAGTTTCTAAATTTGACCCAAACACCTTTGCCATTACTTCTATACTATTATTGATAGAAGTTTCTTCAGCTTTTAAGTGTTTTACAAATTGTGTGGTTATTTTTTGAATAAATCTTGATGTGATTACTTCTGCCTGAGATTCGTCAAAATCTTTTATTTTCTTCTTATGAAAAGCAATTTCGTCGTGTTGAATTGTTAGTAGCGATTCTTTTAAAGCCATTATTGCAGGTGTAAACTTTCTATGGTTTAACCACTCTTTAAATTCGTCTTTATGTGTTTGTATAATTTTTTCGGCAGCGGGTATTTCTTGCTGACGAATAGCTAAAGTTTCATCTGTAATTTTTGATAATTCATCTACGTTAATCAAAGTTACGTTTGGTAAATCTGCAACTTCTTTCGATACATTAGCTGGCATTGATAAATCTAAAATTAAAAGTTCATTATTTGTTAAAACATGTTCTTTTTTAATAGTTGCTTCTGAAGCTCCTGTAGAAACAATTAATACATCTGTATTAGCTATTTCTTTATTTAAGTTTTCGTATTTTGCTTTTTTAATAGAAGGATGTTCTTTTACAAACTCCACAGCTTTTTCTTCGGTTCTATTAATTAAGCTTACCGATTTATTCTGAGTATATTCCGCTAAGTTCTTACAAGTATGTTTCCCCATTTTACCTAATCCAAAAACCAACATGTTTTTAGAATTATAACTAGGTAAATTTTTAATAAGATATTGAACCGCAGCATAAGAAACAGATGTTGTTCCTGAACTTAACTTTGTTTCATTTTTTACACGCTTACTAGCCTGCATTACATGATTTAGTAATCGCTCGAAATAAGCATTTACAGTTCCTACTTCTTTAGCTAATTTAAAAGCTTGTCGCAATTGACCTACAATTTCGTAATCGCCTAATATTTGGCTATCCAAACCTGTTCCCATTCTAAAGAGATGACGAATTGCTTCGTTATTCTTGTAAACGTTAGATACTTCTGCAAACTCTTGAATTGTTCCGTTAGAATATTTACATAACATGCTTATTAATTGAAAAGGATGGTCTGCAAAACCTGTAATTTCGGTTCTGTTACATGTTGATAATACAAAAATACCTTCAACTCCATTCAACTTAGCTTCTTCTAAAAGAGCCACTTGGTTTTCTTTAGAAATACTAAACTTCCCTCTAATAGTTGCATCAGCTTTTTTATAGCTAACTCCAATGTTATATAAATTCTGATTATGTTTATCCGCTGTCATTCAGTCTTCTTCAAATAAGGAGCTACAAAAATATAAAGATTAAATATAAAAAAATATCGCTCAAAGAACTTTTAATGTCGCTATCAGTTTTTTAACCTAAAAACATCTATAAAACACAGATAAAGTGTATTTTTGCAATGAAATCAGCTATGGAAGCTACTTTAATTTAGAGTCGTTCTAAATAAATTATTTTAATTTATATTTTAGTTTATGTCTAAAAACATCGCAGAAAGTACATTTAGAGAAGTCGTCTTAGAAAAAGGTTTTTTTGTCTTGAAATTTCAAAATAACACCAACGAAATTGAGTACTATAAAAGAGACATTGACAACTCTTATATACAGCTACATTATTGTGTAAAAGGAAATTGCAAGTTTCATTTTAATAACAACAGTTACACTTTTAATGTACTAGACAAGCATGTTATTTTCCTATATAACTCACAACAAAACTTACCAATAAATTTAGAAATACTACCAAAAACAGCCGTAGTTTCTGTTTTAATATCTATTGAAAAATTTCATGCGTTATTTTCAAAAGAAGCGAGTTACATTCCTTTTTTAAGCGATGATAACAAAAATAAAAAATATTACGACGATACCGAAATTGGTTCAAATACCTTAATGGCTTTGCAACAAATTTTAACAGCAAAAAATCATAGTTCGATGAAAGACCTTTATATTAAAGGAAAAACATACGAATTATTAAGTCTTCATTTTGATACTGGTGAAAATACCGAAAACGAATATTGTCCCTTTTTAGTAGATGATCGTGATATTCAAAAAATTAGACACGCCAAAGATATTATTATCGCCAGAATGAGCGAACCACCAACTTTGCAAGAACTAGCAACCGAAGTAGGTTTGAATTTAAAAAAATTAAAAGAAGGTTTTAAACAAATATATGGCGACACGGTTTACAGTTTTCTTTTTGATTATAAAATGGAACACGCTCGTAAACTTTTAGAAAGTAATAAATTTAATGTAAATGAAGTTGGTTTACAGGTTGGATACAGTACTTCTAGTCATTTTATCGCAGCTTTTAAAAAGAAATTTGGCACAACTCCAAAACAATATGTAATCTCTTTATTAGGAAATTAAATGAAACAATTAACTCATTACGACATCGAAAATAAGCAACAAACATTCCCAATAACTATTGTTTGTGATGCTATAAGAACTCCTGAAAATATTGGAATGTGTTTTCGCATTGCTGAAAGTTTTGGTGTTCAGAAAATATTTTTACACTGAAAACTCGCCTAGCATCGAAAATAGAAATGTAAAACGTACAGCTAGAAATACCATTACCCAAATTGAACACGAAGTTTATACTGATTTCAATGAAGTTATTAATCGATTAAAAAAAGAAGGAAATACTATTATAGGTATTGAAGTTGCTGATAAAAGTGTCGCACTTCAGAATTTCGATTTTTCATCAAAAGAAAAAATAGTACTACTTTTAGGAAGTGAAAGAAACGGCATAGAAAACATTAATAGTGTTGATGCCACTGTTGCTATACCAATGTACGGACGCAACTCATCAATGAATGTAATTCATAGTTTAAGCATTGCTTTATACGAAACAACAAATCAATTAAATAAAAATTATAAATAGCGTGATTTAATCTTTTCAAAAAAGATAAAAAACTCAATATATAATAATGACCAAATAAATAAAAAGATGAAAGGAGCTTTATTAGTAAACTTAGGATCACCTGAAAGTACAGATCCAAAGGATGTTAAAAAATATTTAGGTGAATTTTTAATGGACGAACGTGTAATTGATGTTCCTTATTGGTTTCGTTCATTTTTAGTCAAAGGAATTATTTTAAACACACGTCCTAAAAAATCGGCGGCAGCTTACAAAAAGATCTGGTGGAAAGACGGTTCTCCTTTAATTGTATTATCAGAAAGATTACAAAAAAAGGTTCAAGAAAAAACTGAATTACCTGTTGCTTTAGCTATGCGATACGGTACAATGACCATCAAAAAAGGATTACAAGAATTACATGATAAAGGTGTTACCGAAGTTATGTTAATTCCTTTATATCCTCAATTTGCAATGGCTACTACTGAAACTATCGTTGTTTTAGCCGAAGAATTAAGAAAAGAGTTTTTTCCTGATATGAAAATTACCGATGTTCCTGCTTTTTATCAAAAACCAGAATACATCAAAGCTTTATCAAATAGTATTAAAGATTATTTAGCGGATAAAGATTATGACCATATATTATTCTCTTATCACGGAGTTCCTGAGCGTCATATTCGTAAATCTGACATTACAAAAAGCCATTGTAAAATAGATGGAAGTTGTTGTAATACGCCATCAAAAGCACATGAATTTTGTTATCGTCATCAATGTTTTCAAACAACAAAAAATGTAATATCAGAATTAGGTTTAGATGAAAATACGGTTTCAACCTCTTTTCAATCTCGTTTAGGAGTTGATCCTTGGCTACAACCTTACACAGACAGAACTATTGTTAGTAAAGCTGAAAAAGATGGTATTAAAAAACTTGCTATTGTAACACCTGCTTTTGTTTCTGATTGTTTAGAAACTTTAGAAGAAATTGCAATGGAAGGTAAAGAAGAATTTTTAGAAGCTGGTGGTGAAGAATTCTATACAGTACCTTGCATTAACGATAATGAAGAATGGGTTGCTGTTTTAGCAGGATGGATTAACAACTGAAAATAAGCATAATAAGCCTAGGTTATTCTATTTTATTGTGTATATTCGCTTGAAATTATATCAAAAGAAAACAATGAAAAATTTAAAAAAAATTGCTGCAGTAGTTGCTATTGCTGCTGTATCTGTAGGAAGTATTAGTGCTCAAAAGAAAGTTGGAACTTTTGGAGGTTTAACTCAAAAAGATCTTGGTTTCAAAAAAATTAGAGTACCTTATACTGATGTAGTTTCTTACAAAGGTTTTGTAAAGCCAGGTAACGAAGACGAAGTTAAAGACGGAAAGAAATTCTATTATTTATATGTTTGGGTTCCTGCTGTTGCTCCTGAATTAGGTGTAAGAATGGTTTCTCCTATAGGAAAAAACAAACCTAAAAATGCAATTGTATCTTCTGATTTTGAAGCAAACAAAAAATCTAAAGATTATTTTGACACTTACATTACTTTAGAACGTTCAGATATTTTTACTAAAGGATCTGTTACTGAAGGTAAAGTTAAAAATGCAAACTGGCATACCCTTGCTAAAAATGATGATAGTAGTGAAATGCCTAAATTACCTAGTGGATCTAAGTATAACTCATTATTAAGATATAAAAGTGAAACTGGAAATCCTTTAAAAGCTATTACTACTGGTTTATACAGAATAGGTTTTACAACTTATAAAAAAGGAGAAGTAAAAGGTACATTTTTAGCTCAAATTGCAGCGCCTGTAAAATTACCAGGAGTTCTTGTTGCTAAGTCTATTGCTGAATTAAAAAAGCAAATGTAATTTTTTATTTTAAAAGCATTAAATTTGAGGTCTTAAAACATAAAATTTTAAGACCTCATTTTTTTTATTATGGATTTTTTATACATTAAAGCTTTACATATTATTTTTATTGTCACTTGGTTTGCTGGCTTATTTTATATTGGTCGTTTATTTATTTATCACGTAGAGGCAGAAAAAAAAGACGAACCTGCCAAATCAATTTTACAAACACAATATAAGTTAATGTCAAAACGTTTATGGTATATAATTACCTGGCCGTCATTATTTTTAGCTAGTTTTTTTGCCTTTTGGATGCTTTGGATAAATCCTATCTATTTAGAAATGCCTTGGATGCATATTAAATTATCATTTGTTTTAGCCTTGTATTTTTATCACGGATTTTGTCATAAAATATATAAAGAATTACAACGTGATGAAATTAATTACACACCAACAAAGTTGAGGATTTTTAATGAAGCTCCAACAGTTATTTTATTTGCAGTTGTTTTTTTAGTTGTTTTAAAAGACAGTCTTAATTGGATTTGGGGAGTTGTAGGTATTATACTTTTTGGAGTATTACTTATGATTGGTATTCGTTTCTACAAAAAATTAAGAGCCAAAAAATCTTGGGATAAACAAGAAAAAGACTTAACGAAAGAAGATAAAAAATTAGATAATAAATTCTACTTTCGCAACTATAAAACCCCGATTATATTATGAAAAAATTATTCTTATTAATTATTACAGCTATTTTAGTAATTTCACGCGAATCTAAAAGCGATGAATTACCAAATAATCCTGAAGAACCAGAAAATACTAAAGATTTAATTATAGGTACTTGGAAACTTATTCAAAAAAATGGAGAAAAAATAACTGATAGTTGTGAAAAGAAAGATACGTATATCTTTAACGAAGATACCTCTTATACTTTTGATGATTACAATACAATAGATGGTTCTTGTAGTAAAAACGAATCAAAATCATTCAAAGGTATTTGGCTTAACAACAATAATAAAACATACAATATCAGAATACATGGATATACTGGTAATGGTGCAGACTATAATATAACCTTTACTCAAAGTAACCAATACT
The Tenacibaculum pacificus DNA segment above includes these coding regions:
- a CDS encoding lipocalin family protein translates to MKKLFLLIITAILVISRESKSDELPNNPEEPENTKDLIIGTWKLIQKNGEKITDSCEKKDTYIFNEDTSYTFDDYNTIDGSCSKNESKSFKGIWLNNNNKTYNIRIHGYTGNGADYNITFTQSNQYLTFENNGLTYERQ
- the hemH gene encoding ferrochelatase — encoded protein: MKGALLVNLGSPESTDPKDVKKYLGEFLMDERVIDVPYWFRSFLVKGIILNTRPKKSAAAYKKIWWKDGSPLIVLSERLQKKVQEKTELPVALAMRYGTMTIKKGLQELHDKGVTEVMLIPLYPQFAMATTETIVVLAEELRKEFFPDMKITDVPAFYQKPEYIKALSNSIKDYLADKDYDHILFSYHGVPERHIRKSDITKSHCKIDGSCCNTPSKAHEFCYRHQCFQTTKNVISELGLDENTVSTSFQSRLGVDPWLQPYTDRTIVSKAEKDGIKKLAIVTPAFVSDCLETLEEIAMEGKEEFLEAGGEEFYTVPCINDNEEWVAVLAGWINN
- the hemA gene encoding glutamyl-tRNA reductase, with translation MTADKHNQNLYNIGVSYKKADATIRGKFSISKENQVALLEEAKLNGVEGIFVLSTCNRTEITGFADHPFQLISMLCKYSNGTIQEFAEVSNVYKNNEAIRHLFRMGTGLDSQILGDYEIVGQLRQAFKLAKEVGTVNAYFERLLNHVMQASKRVKNETKLSSGTTSVSYAAVQYLIKNLPSYNSKNMLVFGLGKMGKHTCKNLAEYTQNKSVSLINRTEEKAVEFVKEHPSIKKAKYENLNKEIANTDVLIVSTGASEATIKKEHVLTNNELLILDLSMPANVSKEVADLPNVTLINVDELSKITDETLAIRQQEIPAAEKIIQTHKDEFKEWLNHRKFTPAIMALKESLLTIQHDEIAFHKKKIKDFDESQAEVITSRFIQKITTQFVKHLKAEETSINNSIEVMAKVFGSNLETIHAEDN
- a CDS encoding RNA methyltransferase; the encoded protein is MKQLTHYDIENKQQTFPITIVCDAIRTPENIGMCFRIAESFGVQKIFLH
- a CDS encoding CopD family protein; its protein translation is MDFLYIKALHIIFIVTWFAGLFYIGRLFIYHVEAEKKDEPAKSILQTQYKLMSKRLWYIITWPSLFLASFFAFWMLWINPIYLEMPWMHIKLSFVLALYFYHGFCHKIYKELQRDEINYTPTKLRIFNEAPTVILFAVVFLVVLKDSLNWIWGVVGIILFGVLLMIGIRFYKKLRAKKSWDKQEKDLTKEDKKLDNKFYFRNYKTPIIL
- a CDS encoding TrmH family RNA methyltransferase, with the protein product MFRKYFYTENSPSIENRNVKRTARNTITQIEHEVYTDFNEVINRLKKEGNTIIGIEVADKSVALQNFDFSSKEKIVLLLGSERNGIENINSVDATVAIPMYGRNSSMNVIHSLSIALYETTNQLNKNYK
- a CDS encoding helix-turn-helix domain-containing protein, coding for MSKNIAESTFREVVLEKGFFVLKFQNNTNEIEYYKRDIDNSYIQLHYCVKGNCKFHFNNNSYTFNVLDKHVIFLYNSQQNLPINLEILPKTAVVSVLISIEKFHALFSKEASYIPFLSDDNKNKKYYDDTEIGSNTLMALQQILTAKNHSSMKDLYIKGKTYELLSLHFDTGENTENEYCPFLVDDRDIQKIRHAKDIIIARMSEPPTLQELATEVGLNLKKLKEGFKQIYGDTVYSFLFDYKMEHARKLLESNKFNVNEVGLQVGYSTSSHFIAAFKKKFGTTPKQYVISLLGN
- a CDS encoding Lipl32 family lipoprotein, with the protein product MKNLKKIAAVVAIAAVSVGSISAQKKVGTFGGLTQKDLGFKKIRVPYTDVVSYKGFVKPGNEDEVKDGKKFYYLYVWVPAVAPELGVRMVSPIGKNKPKNAIVSSDFEANKKSKDYFDTYITLERSDIFTKGSVTEGKVKNANWHTLAKNDDSSEMPKLPSGSKYNSLLRYKSETGNPLKAITTGLYRIGFTTYKKGEVKGTFLAQIAAPVKLPGVLVAKSIAELKKQM